In the Silene latifolia isolate original U9 population chromosome 1, ASM4854445v1, whole genome shotgun sequence genome, AGTACCTTTTTCTCTGCTTCATTTGTTTCTGGTTGATTTGGCTGCAATAAATTCTGCTCACCATCATTTCGAAGGTTTCCTTGGGGATTGTTTAATACTGACGTTCTTGATTTTGGTTGATGGAATTGCATTGACTCATCAGCCTCAGGGGACTGTGCGACTGGCTTCAAACCAGATGGAGGAGCCATAGGTTGAGAAGCAGGCATTCCCTGTACTGGCCTAACCCCTAGTTTTAAAAAAAGGAAACATCTAAGAAAATTATAATACAAGGTAAGGAACGAAGGGAGCGAAGCATAACCACATAACCCCAGTGTTCGAAAGGCTCCAGTAAATAGAATTTGGCTGTTTCCAAATGAGCCATAATACAAATTGCATGGAGAATTGCGTCTAATGGCAATTACTTTTCACAATTTTTTAAAAGAAGGCATAACTAGTATAGTGAACCATTTTGTTTATTTCATTGTAACATAGAACCAAAGAATAATGAGGCTATTATTATCGGGGAAGAACATAAAAGGCAGCCATAGTTATTGGAATCATCCACAAAAATATGTGGGGCTGCACTAAATATTATTTATCAGAGAATATGAACACACCTGAACCAGATGTAGGACCCCATCCTGTATTACCATGAGATGAATAAGAAAGACCAGTCAACCTCATGAGTGTTTCATCAAACTTAACGCTGTCAGGAAGTAAAGGTGGAAGGGTACGCCCTTCTCTATAGCGCTCCATCAAGTAGAGAGCTATGCAGAACTCTCTCAATGAAAGCATGCTATCACTATCCTGGTCAGATAGATCCCACACTTGCTTCAAGACCTCTGAGAAAACAAGTAAACACTACAATGAGTAAAAAGGAACTATGGACAACAAGAATTCAGCTCTGTGAAAGCAAACAATTTAATTTGAGAAATAATGATAATGGGACAATCATTAAAATCTACCAATGTACACATCGGCCATCGCAACTATACAACAAGGATAATAAGACCTTACCTCTTGGCAGCCTCCAGCTGAGGAACAAATTACGGGCCTGCTCACCCGTAATTTTCCCATCTCTGTCCGTGTCAACCTCCGTGAAAACTTTAGTGTATTTCTGAATACCAGGAGTAGTCATCTTTGGCCATGGAGGTTGTGACGGGTCTGATGAAGCAATCCCAGCTCCAGCTTGAGCACCAGAGGCGGGAGAGGTAAGTTGAGTTACAGGTTGTGATGGGTTTGAGTAAATCTGTGGTGGCTGTAGCTGGCCACCCGAAGGCTGTTTCTTGAAAGCCCCCTGTAAAGAGTCGAGTGACCGTGACATTGACGGAGACTGAGCTGGCATAGATGATACAGGAACAATGGCTGATGAAGAAGGCCCTGTGGATGCTGGAGGAGGAGCAGATGCTGGAACAATGGCTGAAGAATTAGGAATACTTCCCATGGAAGGTATTGAGGGTGAAGAAACCGACTTGGTCATTTGAAATGAAGCAAACGGATCTCCGCCGCCAATTGagttggaagaaaacccatttccAGAAACCAGATTTCCATTAGGACCTTTGCTTGCGCCTTGGGATGCCATAAGTACATCCAGAGGCGTAGAGGGAACTGTCCCACTACTTGGAAGCTGGGATGGTGGTCGAGAAGGAGCACCACTAGTCCTTCCACCCAACCAGTCTGTTGAGATACCGCTCATACCGGTGCTTGATTGTGCTGGAGTTGGCATGCCTGAGCTAGGGAGACCAGGTGTAGACATGCTTGGGTTTGGAAGACCAAGAGTGGAAATGCCTGAGCTAGGAAGACCAGGAGTCGACAAGCCAGAGCTAGAAAGGGCAGGATTCACCAAACCTAAGTTAGGGCGCATGCCTGAGTTTGCAAACCCAGGTGCGGAAACGCCAATACCTGCATTTGGGAGTCCAGGACCTTGGGAAGGTCTGACCAACTGATTTGCTTGAGGTGGATAGTATTGTTGGTTCATATTCTGGTTAGGAGGTACAGGTCCTCTATAGCCTAGATTTTGTGATGGTGTAGGTGCCATTGAACCCATATGTACTGCTGGTGAACTAGGCACAGAAATTGGCTGAGGTGCTGGAGTGAGCGAAAGATTGATTTGAGGAGGAGGGATCTTAGCTGAAGCTGGTCCATACAGTGCCGCCTTAACAATCTCAGGGGTAAGGTCCCGCTTACTTTGTGCTACCGTTACGAGCTTTAGCGCATTATAAAACTCCTGGCGACCAAGGAAACCAGCACGATTCTGATCGGCATGCATCCATACCTGTGAAAGATCGAATGCACACATCAGTAGCAATAAGTGGGTAACCTCAATAAATTATACTCCATATCAGCTGTGGTGGCAAAGAACAAGTCAATAGCAAGCTGTTCACATAAACTTGAAACACTGGTTGCACTTTACCCTGCCTACAACGGAGCCCTTGTGGAATGTGGTCATCCACAAACAGTTTCTCGATACTGTTGTTAACTCAGATGTAATGGTGTGTAAATCTGACCATTTATCAATACCATTTACGGGAGCCCTTGTAGCACTAGGGTTAAATTTGAAACACTGGTGCCCTAACTCATATGTGCTAGAACGTAAGAACTCCTCGCAAATGTCTAAAATCAGTTTAATTAACGATCTCTCAACTAAGCGACATTGGCACAGAAAAGGCAACTGGAAAGGCAGAACCCATCAATATTTTTCCAGTTTATTCAACCTCGGATTGCACAACTAATCATTCAGACGATTCCTTATTAATGGTGGCCATCCCACACAACTACAAGAGAGCACAAAGACATGGATAATCATCTCAATTCTCAAATCACACATCTAATACCACAGTTTTTTTTACAAATTCCAAAACAACTATGCTCCCAACCCATAATCTCATACACCAAAACCGGAGAATACAACATTatgtaatactccctccgtcccgatcaatAGTAAGTAGTAACACATAATCTCCACCCCCACTGAATTATACACAATTTACATCACAATTAAATGCAACCCATTATATACTACtatttcatcaagttcaaaacCCACTTCAAAGTACCCAAAAATATCACATCTTTCACCTGAAAACGACCAAAATTCAATTACAGAAACCCATCAACCTAAAACTGAATTATACACAATTTACATCAAAATAAAAGCTACCCATTATATATATTAAATCATCAAattcaaaacccatttcaaattACACAAAAAGATTACATCTTTTAACCTAAAAACAACCAAAATGATATTACAATAAAATCAACAAACATAGAAATGTACAAAAAAATTAAGAACCTGGGCAAGAACTTGTTTAGATAAACCGGATCCTTGGAAGAAAGAGACAGCTTCAGCTCCACTAATCCGACCATCATGATCTAAATCTGCCCTTTTAAAATATGCATCAAATTGATCCATGTTTTTTCCTTCCCCTAAATTCTAGATTATCAACATAATTTTACTGTAATGTCATGATGTAATAATTATAACTTTATAAGCATATGAGTATTATTGTGTTGCAATTTGAGAGTACCAACTTTATGTTAGGGTGATTTAGGGATTGGATTAAGGGTGAAAGAAGGAAATATTAAAATTGTGAAGAAAAGTCGTAAAAGATACCAGCAAGGCAGCAACCGCAGGTACGATCAGTGCCACCTTGGATGTTTTTCAGGTTTGTCTAACTAAATTCCGCATAATACCCATTAAATTA is a window encoding:
- the LOC141611971 gene encoding uncharacterized protein LOC141611971 encodes the protein MDQFDAYFKRADLDHDGRISGAEAVSFFQGSGLSKQVLAQVWMHADQNRAGFLGRQEFYNALKLVTVAQSKRDLTPEIVKAALYGPASAKIPPPQINLSLTPAPQPISVPSSPAVHMGSMAPTPSQNLGYRGPVPPNQNMNQQYYPPQANQLVRPSQGPGLPNAGIGVSAPGFANSGMRPNLGLVNPALSSSGLSTPGLPSSGISTLGLPNPSMSTPGLPSSGMPTPAQSSTGMSGISTDWLGGRTSGAPSRPPSQLPSSGTVPSTPLDVLMASQGASKGPNGNLVSGNGFSSNSIGGGDPFASFQMTKSVSSPSIPSMGSIPNSSAIVPASAPPPASTGPSSSAIVPVSSMPAQSPSMSRSLDSLQGAFKKQPSGGQLQPPQIYSNPSQPVTQLTSPASGAQAGAGIASSDPSQPPWPKMTTPGIQKYTKVFTEVDTDRDGKITGEQARNLFLSWRLPREVLKQVWDLSDQDSDSMLSLREFCIALYLMERYREGRTLPPLLPDSVKFDETLMRLTGLSYSSHGNTGWGPTSGSGVRPVQGMPASQPMAPPSGLKPVAQSPEADESMQFHQPKSRTSVLNNPQGNLRNDGEQNLLQPNQPETNEAEKKAEKVEKVYLDSREKLEYYRTKMQELVLYKSRCDNRLNEIIERASADKREAELLGKKYEEKYKQVAEIASKLTIEEAKFREYQERKMELQQAITNMEQGGSSDGILQVRADRIQSDFEELLKALSERCKKHGLEIKSEALIELPKGWQPGIQEGAAVWDEEWDKFEDEGLQFDKEISSGTPNAKTSPNSTLYENGTYPHDDLFDPDSPSNADTKSEKQSSRGERALDSESGYTHSEDDSVRSPRGSPSHRTTSESQSQDFSDVFARSSEADTDLHRSFDDQGWGNFDGTDDVDSVWGFNSKDQQVDRLFDSSGFGSSPRNDSPQGDNSYNKTSPFNFADSVPATPSFSKSGNSPRYSEAGDGFFDNYSRFDSFNMNESARFSPPRETLTRFDSISSSRSGFGGHSRGFSSFDDSDPFGSTGPFKVSSETPKKSSDNWSSF